The following proteins are co-located in the Vanessa cardui chromosome 15, ilVanCard2.1, whole genome shotgun sequence genome:
- the LOC124535582 gene encoding upstream stimulatory factor 2 — protein sequence MAKVEVEVDIHENSLDNSADSELLGMVDEGSFGSAECERSHLVSQSFLDGNEEDNSSSYNFKDISGAVTYKLVQMTGEETPNTMSSHSPTHVIPSGEFYVISNPVQVFGTTATQKKVIRRQPMQNKAITAKKRDDKRRATHNEVERRRRDKINSWITKLAALVPNSGLPDTASKGGILAKACDHITELTEKQKKLEKLEVDNDKLVLEVLRLNQELTELRKENTSMRVQLADNCLISNTPSHRPKGQKS from the exons ATGGCCAAAGTAGAAGTTGAAGTTGACATCCATGAAAATTCACTCGATAACAG tgcAGATAGTGAGTTGCTGGGCATGGTCGATGAAGGATCATTTG GGAGTGCTGAGTGTGAAAGATCACATTTAGTTTCACAGTCTTTTCTGGATGGTAATGAAGAAGATAATAGCTCTTCATATAACTTTAAAGATATAT ctGGAGCAGTGACATACAAACTAGTCCAAATGACTGGTGAAGAAACACCTAATACTATGTCTTCCCATTCACCAACACATG TTATACCCAGCGGTGAGTTTTATGTCATAAGCAATCCAGTACAAGTATTTGGTACAACTGCAacacaaaaaaaagttataagaaGGCAACCAATGCAAAATAAAGCTATAACAGCTAAAAAg CGGGATGACAAAAGAAGGGCAACCCACAATGAAGTGGAAAGGCGCCGAAGGGATAAAATTAACAGTTGGATCACTAAACTAGCTGCTCTAGTACCCAATTCTGGTCTTCCTGACACAGCGAGCAAGGGTGGCATTTTAGCAAAAGCATGTGACCACATTACTGAACTCACTGAGAAACAGAAGaa atTGGAAAAGCTGGAGGTTGATAACGACAAACTTGTATTAGAAGTCTTAAGGCTGAATCAAGAATTAACAGAATTAAGGAAAGAGAACACATCAATGCGGGTACAGTTAGCGGACAACTGTCTGATTTCGAATACACCTAGCCACCGACCGAAAGGTCAAAAGTCTTAG